One segment of Pseudobythopirellula maris DNA contains the following:
- a CDS encoding lactate racemase domain-containing protein yields the protein MPLTIHAREGAEVASEVAQWRDPTNPQPAAPQDAERVRAALRDPVGLPPLEQCLLPDDHVTVALAEGTPAAAGCVRAVVEALVEVGVAAERITVLAGNETLRQVAAEGLVETPAVSVVAHDPADAEGLCFLGLGRGDRELRISKQLFEADFVLVLGPSRPAGAGGAYAGLYPEFADLATLRRRRRLANIERAGDAQRRAENNEAGRLVGASFAVRVTPDGAGGVAETFAGEIDRVDTLAAEAHRRRWSCDSTPEPATLVIARVGGDRDAQTWTNVARALDAAERLVDEEGAIAICSALDETLGESLGRLVDSDDLDRVAAEMRNDNGPDAWAAWRLLCAVQRGPVYLMSGLDGELVESLGVTPIANLTELGRLAGGRPSCVVLDGAQHVSFDAAIDGTAVAAEEPFV from the coding sequence ATGCCGCTCACCATCCACGCCCGCGAAGGCGCCGAAGTCGCCAGCGAGGTGGCTCAGTGGCGCGATCCGACCAACCCTCAGCCCGCCGCTCCCCAAGACGCTGAGAGGGTGCGGGCCGCTTTGCGCGACCCGGTGGGGCTGCCGCCGCTTGAGCAGTGCCTGCTGCCAGACGACCACGTCACGGTTGCCTTGGCCGAGGGGACTCCCGCCGCCGCTGGCTGTGTGCGGGCGGTCGTTGAAGCGTTGGTTGAGGTGGGCGTGGCCGCCGAGCGAATCACGGTGCTCGCCGGCAACGAGACGCTCCGGCAAGTGGCGGCCGAAGGGCTCGTTGAAACGCCCGCCGTGTCGGTGGTGGCCCACGACCCGGCCGACGCCGAGGGACTCTGCTTTTTGGGGCTGGGGCGTGGCGATCGAGAGCTCCGCATCAGCAAGCAGCTCTTTGAGGCCGATTTTGTGCTCGTCCTTGGCCCGTCTCGCCCGGCGGGCGCCGGCGGCGCCTACGCGGGGCTGTACCCCGAGTTTGCCGATCTCGCCACGCTCCGCCGCCGACGCAGGCTGGCCAACATCGAGCGGGCGGGCGACGCGCAGCGACGCGCCGAAAACAACGAGGCGGGCCGCTTGGTCGGCGCCTCCTTCGCTGTGCGGGTGACCCCCGACGGCGCCGGCGGAGTGGCCGAAACCTTTGCGGGCGAGATCGACCGGGTCGACACCTTGGCGGCCGAAGCTCATCGCCGCCGCTGGTCGTGCGACTCCACGCCCGAGCCGGCGACGCTCGTCATCGCCAGGGTGGGAGGGGATCGCGACGCCCAGACATGGACCAACGTGGCCCGCGCGCTCGACGCCGCCGAGAGGCTTGTCGACGAAGAGGGGGCGATCGCCATCTGCTCGGCGCTCGACGAAACGCTCGGCGAGTCGCTCGGCCGGCTCGTTGATTCCGACGACTTGGATCGGGTCGCCGCGGAGATGCGTAACGACAACGGACCCGACGCCTGGGCGGCGTGGCGGCTGCTCTGTGCGGTGCAGCGGGGGCCGGTCTACCTGATGAGCGGCCTCGACGGGGAGCTGGTCGAAAGCCTCGGCGTGACGCCGATCGCCAACCTCACCGAACTCGGCCGGCTGGCCGGCGGCCGGCCGAGTTGCGTGGTGCTCGACGGCGCCCAGCACGTGTCGTTCGACGCGGCGATCGATGGGACGGCTGTGGCCGCCGAGGAGCCGTTCGTTTGA
- the kdsB gene encoding 3-deoxy-manno-octulosonate cytidylyltransferase translates to MDASHRTEVPVSLSLPSQGACVVIPARLESTRLPRKMLLNETGRSIIQHTYEVALQAERSSAVVVATDHPEIEREVLAFGGRCVMTSPDCQSGADRVAEAARSLPGFDLFVNLQGDEPEFDPRSVDLLIDQMLADPSCPMGTVAAPLSDPERIADPSVVKVVLDSAGRALYFSRSPIPYARDPQPGDEPSCLQHLGLYAYRRAFLERLGDLPPSRLEQTEKLEQLRVLEAGETIRVGLVDKATGGIDTPADYAAFVARCSSRRAAA, encoded by the coding sequence ATGGACGCATCGCACCGCACCGAAGTTCCTGTCTCATTGTCGCTCCCCAGCCAGGGGGCGTGTGTGGTGATCCCGGCCCGGTTGGAGTCGACGCGGCTGCCGCGCAAGATGCTCCTCAACGAGACCGGCCGCTCGATCATCCAGCACACCTACGAGGTCGCCCTGCAGGCAGAGCGTTCCTCGGCGGTGGTCGTGGCGACCGATCACCCCGAGATCGAGCGTGAAGTGCTTGCTTTCGGCGGCCGCTGCGTGATGACGAGCCCCGACTGTCAGAGCGGCGCCGACCGTGTCGCTGAAGCCGCCCGCTCTTTGCCCGGGTTTGACCTTTTCGTCAACCTGCAAGGAGACGAGCCGGAGTTCGACCCGCGGTCGGTCGACCTGCTGATCGACCAAATGCTCGCCGACCCTTCATGCCCGATGGGCACCGTAGCCGCGCCGCTGAGCGATCCGGAGCGGATCGCCGACCCGTCAGTGGTGAAGGTGGTCCTCGACTCGGCCGGTCGCGCGCTCTACTTCAGCCGCAGCCCGATCCCGTACGCACGCGATCCCCAACCGGGCGACGAGCCGAGCTGCCTGCAGCACCTGGGCCTATACGCTTACCGCCGCGCGTTCCTCGAACGGTTGGGCGATCTGCCCCCTTCGCGGCTCGAGCAGACCGAAAAGCTCGAACAGCTCCGCGTGCTTGAGGCGGGCGAGACAATCCGGGTCGGCCTGGTCGACAAGGCCACGGGCGGCATCGACACCCCGGCCGACTACGCGGCGTTCGTCGCACGCTGCAGCAGCCGACGCGCAGCGGCGTGA
- a CDS encoding vWA domain-containing protein, protein MARLLACFALLFLVAEANPASAGYPEVLFVLDSSGSMNEPAGDERKIDAAKRVMNQIVPGLEPEVRVGLVAYGHRTPGSCSDVETLIAAGSDDRSALLARVAALEPRGKTPITKAILAAASQTKGRDVETSLVLVSDGIETCGGDPCAVVRQLKEAGARLVVHTVGFNVGPAAASQLACLASTGGGEYFDASDGDSLLAALENVSQEIAEKVEAARIESVAAETGLGKIELSMPYDSAQSLEAIQINRVADGRRIKVIRQVEPDSLHPLPAGEYALVAWFAIPNHGEPTRSELGRVTVRKGETTGLELGAIALNLPEDLTYAEWSDRVNIEEVAIYDAGSDNLVASVLDNGNGFYNYLDKPVPAGVYDVRFRYKSGVGELTTVARQIVVKPGRTATATLDSGIRVQRGDKSLMGWRLFRRTHATADAAEDGAALQAQRELVLVTKRSWDKADQLYFPYLVPPGEFDIEADIKGMDEPLPVANGVTIEPGRLLEFDMGL, encoded by the coding sequence ATGGCCCGATTGCTCGCCTGCTTCGCTCTGCTGTTTCTGGTAGCGGAAGCAAATCCCGCTTCCGCCGGCTACCCTGAAGTCCTGTTCGTTTTGGATTCTTCGGGCAGCATGAACGAGCCGGCGGGAGACGAGCGGAAGATCGACGCCGCGAAGCGGGTGATGAACCAGATCGTTCCCGGGCTTGAGCCGGAAGTGCGTGTGGGACTCGTGGCCTATGGTCACCGCACGCCGGGCAGTTGCTCCGACGTGGAGACGTTGATCGCTGCGGGGAGCGATGATCGCTCGGCGTTGCTCGCACGGGTCGCCGCTCTCGAGCCGCGAGGCAAGACCCCAATCACCAAGGCGATCTTAGCGGCAGCTAGCCAGACCAAGGGTCGTGATGTCGAGACGAGTCTCGTGCTCGTGAGCGACGGGATCGAGACGTGCGGAGGCGACCCGTGCGCCGTGGTCCGCCAACTCAAGGAAGCCGGGGCTAGGCTCGTGGTCCACACGGTTGGATTCAACGTCGGCCCGGCGGCTGCTTCGCAACTCGCATGCTTGGCGTCGACAGGCGGAGGGGAATACTTTGACGCGTCAGACGGCGACTCGCTGCTCGCCGCGCTCGAGAACGTCAGCCAAGAGATCGCCGAGAAAGTTGAGGCGGCCCGCATCGAGTCGGTCGCCGCCGAAACGGGCCTCGGGAAGATCGAACTCTCAATGCCCTACGATTCGGCTCAGAGTTTAGAGGCGATCCAGATCAACCGTGTGGCCGACGGCCGACGAATCAAGGTGATCAGGCAGGTCGAGCCCGACTCTCTCCACCCGTTGCCCGCCGGCGAGTACGCCTTGGTCGCGTGGTTCGCTATCCCCAATCACGGCGAGCCGACTCGCTCTGAACTCGGCAGGGTGACCGTCCGCAAGGGAGAGACCACGGGGCTCGAACTAGGGGCAATCGCGCTGAATTTGCCCGAGGACCTGACTTACGCCGAATGGAGTGACCGGGTCAACATCGAGGAGGTGGCGATCTACGACGCAGGCTCCGACAACTTGGTGGCGAGCGTGCTGGACAACGGCAACGGTTTCTACAACTACCTCGACAAGCCCGTGCCGGCCGGGGTTTACGATGTGAGATTCCGCTACAAGAGCGGCGTGGGAGAGCTGACGACCGTCGCCCGCCAAATCGTCGTCAAGCCGGGCCGCACGGCTACGGCGACGCTCGACAGCGGCATCCGCGTGCAGCGGGGCGATAAGAGTCTGATGGGCTGGCGGCTCTTTCGCCGCACCCACGCCACGGCGGACGCCGCCGAAGACGGCGCCGCCTTGCAAGCCCAGCGCGAGCTTGTGCTCGTGACTAAGCGGAGCTGGGACAAGGCCGACCAACTCTACTTCCCGTACCTCGTCCCGCCGGGAGAGTTTGACATCGAGGCGGACATAAAAGGCATGGACGAGCCGCTTCCGGTAGCCAACGGAGTCACGATCGAGCCGGGCAGATTGCTCGAGTTTGACATGGGCTTGTGA
- a CDS encoding NUDIX hydrolase, giving the protein MEEKNVLLETSRFRVVERLQTTASGDERPRQVVEHPGAVVILPLLAGGRVCLIRNRRIAVDDTLLELPAGTLEPPEPPIECARRELIEETGYRAGRIEPTPPFWMSPGILSERMHAFVAQDLSEGPAAREPGEEIENHIVPLSEALAMCHDGRIEDAKTLVMLLRWAATH; this is encoded by the coding sequence ATGGAAGAAAAAAATGTGCTGCTAGAAACCTCTCGCTTCCGTGTGGTCGAGCGATTGCAAACAACCGCAAGCGGCGACGAGCGGCCGAGGCAAGTGGTGGAGCACCCCGGCGCCGTGGTGATCCTGCCGCTGCTAGCGGGGGGGCGGGTCTGCCTGATCCGCAACCGCCGCATCGCGGTCGACGATACTCTCCTCGAGCTGCCAGCCGGAACGCTCGAACCCCCCGAGCCGCCGATCGAATGCGCCCGCCGTGAGCTGATCGAGGAGACCGGCTACCGGGCCGGCCGCATTGAGCCGACGCCGCCGTTTTGGATGTCGCCCGGCATCCTCAGCGAGCGGATGCACGCGTTCGTCGCCCAAGACTTGTCGGAGGGGCCCGCCGCACGCGAGCCTGGCGAAGAGATCGAGAACCACATCGTTCCGCTCAGCGAAGCGTTAGCCATGTGCCACGACGGCCGTATCGAAGACGCGAAGACGCTCGTCATGTTGCTCCGCTGGGCAGCAACGCACTAG
- a CDS encoding DUF1559 family PulG-like putative transporter, producing the protein MPAKHTPRRLYARAFTLVELLVVIAIIGVLVGLLLPAVQSAREAARLAQCKSHLRNLGLATLQLHEATGAFPPARLRARNDYDDHACESSEPSWLVRILPYLEEGSIASEWDLYAPYDRHAPRLREFVSPLFVCPSRRAVHESVIPSGNFTNETFYPCGCSSFESVWLVGGATGDYAANHGDYTGGSYADEYSYWRGGNGTGVIISSRPVCRDGLSAGWLDKVRMKDLVDGVSHTALVGEMHVPAGRLAQAPENGPMYNGRDLPAFARIGGPGIGIARGPGDNSVPVLGFGSWHLGVCPFVMSDGAVRLVSSEIDTPTLASMCRRDDEYEIEYGRHF; encoded by the coding sequence ATGCCCGCGAAGCATACTCCCCGCCGACTGTACGCACGCGCGTTTACTCTTGTCGAGCTGCTGGTCGTCATCGCGATCATCGGCGTGCTCGTGGGGCTGTTGCTTCCGGCGGTCCAGTCCGCCCGCGAGGCGGCGAGACTCGCCCAATGCAAGAGCCACCTCCGCAACCTTGGCTTGGCTACGCTTCAGTTGCACGAAGCAACGGGCGCATTCCCGCCAGCCCGATTGAGGGCACGCAACGACTATGACGATCACGCTTGCGAGTCTTCGGAGCCGTCGTGGTTAGTGAGAATCTTGCCCTATCTGGAAGAGGGCTCGATCGCCAGCGAATGGGATTTGTACGCCCCCTACGACCGGCACGCCCCGCGGCTCCGTGAGTTCGTCTCCCCGCTGTTTGTGTGCCCGTCACGCAGGGCCGTCCACGAGTCGGTGATTCCCTCGGGCAACTTCACGAACGAAACCTTCTACCCCTGCGGTTGCAGCTCGTTCGAATCCGTCTGGCTAGTCGGCGGCGCCACAGGCGATTACGCCGCCAATCATGGCGACTACACCGGCGGCTCTTACGCCGATGAGTATTCCTACTGGCGCGGCGGCAACGGCACAGGCGTGATCATCTCGAGCCGCCCGGTTTGCCGCGATGGCCTCTCTGCCGGTTGGCTCGACAAGGTCCGGATGAAAGACTTGGTCGACGGCGTGAGCCACACGGCATTGGTGGGTGAAATGCATGTGCCCGCCGGGCGACTGGCGCAGGCGCCGGAGAACGGGCCGATGTACAACGGCCGCGACCTGCCGGCGTTCGCCCGCATCGGTGGTCCCGGGATCGGTATTGCTCGCGGGCCAGGCGACAACAGCGTCCCCGTGCTCGGATTCGGCAGCTGGCACCTTGGGGTCTGTCCTTTCGTCATGTCCGACGGAGCGGTCCGACTCGTGTCCAGCGAAATCGACACCCCAACCCTCGCCTCCATGTGCCGGCGCGACGACGAATATGAGATCGAATACGGACGGCATTTCTGA
- a CDS encoding site-2 protease family protein: protein MPNNSPTTTEDRWSAPLGLWFGIGVRLHVTLVLVVVLALGATFHGLLASDSLATDTMAPDTMATEQATGSTAAAIGDGLASDRQASDAATGYAAAPPAWTPAHTGIVLTIYLLSLVLHESAHLLVVNRLGGRVDRVVLTPVGGIASPSFLSRPESRLVAAMAGPLVNLSAAVLATVYMVALEAGAEGASQSLGEWLLPSLDASVWSGPIGLSIARLALWCNWLLFLVNLAPAYPFDGAPALRSWLWPRLGRRPAAETAGQIGRLLGLVVALMAMAMLDRTATAPPPLWAPLAVFAVLVFFGAQRDLIVARESTHDDPHHGLSVQGQLGLRALLEGDASGEVALVEFLPSPSARDESETLSHSLSSRSDDGWDDPEPPADMDDEAQVDSVLAKLHAEGYERLSDDERETLHRASRRYQRRRLSN from the coding sequence ATGCCCAACAACTCGCCCACCACCACGGAAGATCGCTGGAGCGCCCCGCTAGGGTTGTGGTTCGGAATTGGGGTGCGGCTGCATGTGACCTTGGTCCTGGTCGTAGTGCTCGCGTTGGGAGCGACGTTCCACGGCCTACTGGCTTCGGACTCGCTGGCGACTGACACGATGGCGCCCGACACGATGGCGACGGAGCAGGCCACTGGGAGCACCGCCGCGGCGATCGGCGACGGGCTGGCGAGCGATCGGCAGGCGAGCGATGCAGCAACGGGCTACGCAGCGGCGCCCCCCGCCTGGACCCCAGCCCACACGGGTATCGTATTAACCATCTACTTGCTCAGCCTCGTGCTGCACGAGTCGGCCCACCTGCTGGTTGTCAATCGGTTGGGAGGCAGAGTCGACCGAGTCGTGCTGACCCCCGTCGGGGGAATCGCCTCGCCCAGTTTTTTGAGTCGCCCTGAGAGTCGCCTCGTTGCGGCGATGGCCGGCCCGCTGGTCAATCTCTCGGCTGCCGTGCTCGCCACGGTGTACATGGTCGCGCTCGAGGCAGGCGCCGAAGGCGCCAGCCAGTCGCTCGGCGAGTGGTTGCTGCCCAGCCTCGACGCGTCGGTTTGGAGCGGCCCCATCGGCCTGTCGATCGCACGCCTCGCACTGTGGTGTAACTGGTTGCTGTTCCTCGTGAACCTGGCGCCCGCATACCCCTTTGACGGCGCCCCCGCGTTGCGGAGTTGGCTGTGGCCCCGCTTGGGCCGCCGCCCCGCCGCCGAGACGGCCGGACAAATCGGCCGCTTGCTCGGCCTGGTAGTCGCCCTGATGGCGATGGCCATGCTCGACCGCACAGCTACCGCCCCGCCGCCGCTCTGGGCGCCGCTCGCGGTGTTCGCGGTCTTGGTATTCTTTGGCGCCCAGCGCGACCTGATCGTCGCCCGCGAGTCGACCCACGACGACCCCCACCACGGTTTGTCAGTCCAGGGCCAACTCGGTCTCCGCGCGCTGCTTGAGGGCGACGCCTCGGGCGAGGTGGCGTTGGTCGAGTTCTTGCCCAGCCCTTCCGCGCGCGACGAATCCGAGACGTTGTCTCATTCCTTGTCGTCAAGGTCCGATGACGGCTGGGACGATCCCGAGCCCCCCGCCGACATGGACGACGAGGCGCAGGTCGACTCGGTCCTGGCCAAGCTCCACGCCGAGGGCTACGAGCGGCTTTCTGACGACGAGCGTGAGACGCTGCACCGCGCCAGCCGCCGCTACCAGCGGCGGCGTCTCTCGAACTGA
- the ygfZ gene encoding CAF17-like 4Fe-4S cluster assembly/insertion protein YgfZ, with product MATGPDAGRFLQSFCTNDVLRLAEGESCEAFFTDVKGRVLAYGWVGRTGEERYAVLLLSDGAADLSSHLDRYLIREKVELSTIHPTAGSACWASSREALLADDAGGFVLPTAALGEGSAALVHASASTPLSLQGEELDAAAFDALRIECGAPRDRQDFDERSLPQETQRDAVAISFTKGCYLGQEPVARIDALGQVNRLLVGVRFSGPAEPPVGSDLAAKGQTVGTLTSACYSEKLAAPIGLATVRRAQSAAGTELDCDGLRATVCPLPFV from the coding sequence GTGGCGACCGGACCAGACGCCGGCCGTTTCTTGCAGAGCTTTTGCACCAACGACGTGTTGCGACTCGCCGAGGGAGAGAGCTGCGAGGCGTTCTTCACCGATGTGAAAGGCCGCGTGCTGGCGTACGGCTGGGTTGGCCGCACCGGCGAGGAGCGTTACGCCGTGCTGCTTCTCTCCGACGGCGCCGCGGACTTGAGCTCGCACCTCGATCGGTACCTGATCCGAGAGAAGGTCGAGCTCTCGACGATTCATCCCACGGCGGGCTCAGCCTGTTGGGCCAGCTCGCGGGAGGCCTTGCTGGCCGATGACGCCGGTGGTTTTGTTCTGCCTACCGCGGCGCTTGGTGAGGGGTCTGCGGCGTTGGTTCACGCGTCCGCTAGCACGCCCCTGAGCCTTCAAGGCGAAGAACTCGACGCCGCCGCGTTCGACGCCCTCCGCATCGAGTGTGGCGCGCCGCGCGATCGCCAAGACTTCGACGAACGCAGCTTGCCGCAAGAGACGCAACGCGACGCCGTGGCGATTAGCTTCACCAAGGGGTGCTACTTGGGCCAAGAGCCGGTCGCCAGGATCGACGCGCTGGGCCAGGTGAACCGCTTGTTGGTCGGGGTGCGATTCTCGGGCCCGGCGGAGCCGCCTGTTGGCTCGGATCTGGCAGCCAAGGGCCAAACGGTCGGCACGCTCACCTCGGCGTGCTACTCGGAAAAGTTGGCTGCGCCGATCGGGTTGGCCACAGTCCGTCGCGCCCAATCGGCCGCCGGGACCGAACTCGATTGCGACGGGCTCCGGGCGACGGTTTGCCCGTTGCCTTTTGTTTAA
- the glmS gene encoding glutamine--fructose-6-phosphate transaminase (isomerizing): MCGIVGYIGPKPAADFLIEGLRRLEYRGYDSSGVVTSEPKGMLNVTKTAGRIDLLATAAAESSHDGQIGIGHTRWATHGPATDVNAHPHLGGDGALALVHNGVIENYQSLRGALVEQGYQFFSATDSEVVAHLLDSELKAVIESGEFDNSPDPHAPLVAALQGTLSQLRGTYGLAVVFRDWPGVILAARLGSPLVIGVGDDEHFIASDGSPLVGHTDRIVYLSDHEVAVVTADDLRVVSRDAGAVSHQVKRLEIDATQVELGGYPHYMLKEIFEQPESIRAAMRGRLDRDEATAKLGGLNLTPQQLRQVDRLVLTACGTSWHAAMVGEYTLEAFARLPVEVEYASELRYRNPPLSTQTLLMAITQSGETIDTLAAMREVKRKGHPVLSLCNVVGSTIARESDGGLFLHAGPEIGVASTKAFTSQCVVLSLIALHFGRLRHLSYEAGLRIINEMEQLPEKVEQALETNSLCRQIAGKYSGCDNFLYLGRQHNFPAALEGALKLKEISYIHAEGYPAAEMKHGPIALVDEHTPSVFIVPSGGVYEKVIANMEEIRARGGPVIAIVDEDDSRASEIADEVIRVPSAADYLQPIVTAIPLQLLAYHIAVLRGCDVDKPRNLAKSVTVE, encoded by the coding sequence ATGTGCGGCATCGTGGGATACATCGGGCCGAAACCGGCCGCCGACTTTTTGATCGAGGGGCTCCGCCGGTTGGAGTACCGTGGCTACGACAGCTCGGGCGTGGTCACCAGCGAGCCCAAGGGCATGCTCAACGTGACTAAAACGGCGGGGCGGATCGACCTGCTGGCCACGGCGGCTGCCGAAAGCAGCCACGATGGGCAAATCGGCATCGGCCACACCCGTTGGGCGACGCACGGCCCGGCGACCGACGTGAACGCCCACCCGCACCTCGGCGGCGACGGCGCGCTCGCCTTGGTCCACAACGGCGTGATCGAGAACTACCAGTCGCTGCGCGGGGCGCTTGTCGAGCAGGGCTACCAGTTTTTCAGCGCGACCGACTCGGAGGTGGTCGCCCACTTGCTCGACAGCGAGCTCAAAGCGGTCATCGAATCGGGCGAGTTCGATAATTCGCCCGACCCCCACGCCCCGCTGGTGGCGGCTTTACAAGGAACGCTCTCGCAGCTCCGCGGCACCTACGGCTTGGCGGTGGTCTTCCGCGACTGGCCCGGCGTGATCCTGGCGGCCCGCCTCGGCAGCCCGTTGGTGATCGGCGTGGGCGACGATGAGCACTTCATCGCGAGCGACGGCTCGCCGCTCGTGGGCCACACCGACCGCATCGTCTATCTCTCAGACCACGAGGTGGCGGTCGTTACGGCCGACGACCTGCGCGTGGTGAGCCGCGACGCCGGCGCCGTGTCGCACCAAGTCAAGCGGCTCGAAATCGACGCCACCCAAGTCGAACTCGGCGGCTACCCCCACTACATGCTCAAGGAGATCTTCGAGCAGCCCGAGTCGATCCGCGCCGCGATGCGGGGCCGGCTCGACCGCGACGAGGCCACGGCCAAGCTCGGCGGGCTGAACCTCACCCCGCAGCAGCTGCGGCAGGTCGACCGGCTGGTGCTCACCGCGTGCGGCACGAGTTGGCACGCCGCGATGGTGGGCGAGTACACGCTCGAGGCGTTCGCTCGACTGCCGGTCGAGGTCGAGTACGCCAGCGAGCTGCGTTACCGCAACCCGCCGCTCTCGACGCAGACGCTGCTGATGGCGATCACACAGAGCGGCGAGACGATCGACACCCTGGCCGCGATGCGCGAGGTCAAGCGCAAGGGGCACCCGGTGCTGTCGCTCTGCAACGTCGTGGGGAGCACGATTGCGCGTGAATCGGACGGCGGGCTGTTCCTGCACGCCGGCCCCGAGATCGGCGTCGCCTCGACCAAGGCGTTCACGTCGCAGTGCGTGGTGCTGTCGCTCATCGCGTTGCACTTCGGCCGGCTCAGGCACCTGAGCTACGAGGCGGGGCTGCGGATCATCAACGAGATGGAGCAACTCCCCGAGAAGGTGGAGCAGGCGCTCGAGACGAACTCGCTATGCCGACAGATCGCCGGCAAGTACTCCGGCTGCGACAATTTCCTGTACCTCGGCCGTCAGCACAACTTCCCGGCGGCCCTGGAAGGGGCGCTCAAGCTCAAGGAGATCAGCTACATCCACGCCGAAGGCTACCCGGCGGCCGAGATGAAGCACGGGCCGATCGCACTGGTCGACGAGCACACGCCGAGCGTGTTCATCGTTCCCAGCGGCGGGGTCTACGAGAAGGTGATCGCCAACATGGAGGAGATCCGCGCCCGGGGCGGGCCGGTGATCGCCATCGTCGACGAGGACGACAGCCGGGCGAGCGAGATCGCCGACGAGGTGATCCGCGTGCCATCGGCCGCCGACTACCTGCAACCGATCGTCACCGCGATCCCGCTGCAGCTGCTGGCCTACCACATCGCCGTGCTGCGTGGCTGCGATGTCGACAAACCGCGCAATCTGGCGAAGAGCGTGACGGTGGAGTGA
- a CDS encoding HD-GYP domain-containing protein produces MLSTTAIPARSERGVAAFKGLSLAQQRRLRQLEQAFSAPFTVVEVDLPGSRDSARPAVRLIKPAKGATIELNRLEAGLAAAAIAEGVWVDDSRAPLLQAVAPLGAADELNEPEPENAPRRMAIGELRPVNGASTWSADSASRMLASVVQNDTLQRRLDGQRRQLADVSGHLLSTFEELSLLQRLAERLRLASDAAELARQTLVWLRDVVPAECLVFSPCEDWSEVTESSQSRMTVGRRPLEGDDLGRLMDWITERAPRKVLVATRPQDELPPWAASKISDLVAAPIMAADRPIAWLVALNHRERFGKHDSEEFFGQVEASLLSSVAAILGVHAGNQRLYGEKSDLFESSIRAMSSAIDAKDPYTRGHSERVARISVCLGRRLGCSQPEINRLYLGGLLHDVGKIGIQDRVLGKAGALTDEEYEHIKSHPLQGERILRGYHALEPVLSIVRNHHESWDGSGYPDGLKGEACPRLARIAAVADGIDAMSSDRVYRPGMPVGEVEKILRDGAGRQWDPEVIAAYFEVRDEVWRVIDEYDSEQPAPQIDFSCLDEPTR; encoded by the coding sequence GTGCTCTCGACTACCGCCATACCAGCCCGCTCCGAGCGTGGAGTCGCGGCGTTCAAGGGCCTGAGCCTCGCTCAGCAGCGTCGTTTGCGCCAGCTAGAGCAGGCATTTTCGGCGCCGTTCACGGTTGTCGAGGTCGACCTGCCCGGATCACGCGACTCGGCTCGACCCGCCGTACGACTAATCAAACCCGCCAAGGGGGCGACGATCGAGCTCAACCGCCTCGAGGCTGGCCTCGCCGCCGCCGCGATCGCTGAAGGGGTCTGGGTGGATGACTCCAGAGCGCCCCTGCTGCAAGCCGTAGCGCCGCTAGGGGCGGCCGACGAGCTGAACGAACCCGAACCCGAGAACGCTCCGCGTCGAATGGCGATCGGCGAGCTGCGGCCCGTCAATGGGGCGTCCACCTGGAGCGCCGATTCCGCCAGCCGGATGCTGGCCTCGGTCGTACAGAACGACACGCTCCAACGAAGGCTCGACGGACAGCGGCGGCAGCTGGCCGACGTGTCGGGGCACCTGCTATCTACGTTCGAGGAACTCTCGCTGCTGCAACGGCTCGCCGAACGCCTGCGACTGGCGAGCGACGCCGCCGAGCTCGCCCGTCAGACGCTCGTCTGGCTGCGCGACGTGGTGCCCGCCGAGTGCTTGGTGTTCAGCCCTTGCGAAGACTGGTCCGAAGTGACCGAGTCGTCGCAGAGCCGAATGACCGTCGGCCGCCGTCCGCTTGAGGGTGATGACCTTGGACGGTTGATGGATTGGATCACCGAACGTGCGCCTCGCAAGGTGCTCGTAGCCACACGCCCCCAAGACGAGCTGCCCCCGTGGGCCGCTTCTAAAATCAGCGACCTGGTCGCCGCCCCTATCATGGCCGCCGACCGGCCGATCGCTTGGCTCGTCGCCTTGAACCATCGAGAACGATTCGGCAAGCACGACTCGGAAGAGTTTTTCGGCCAGGTCGAGGCGAGCCTGCTGTCGAGCGTCGCCGCGATACTCGGCGTGCACGCCGGCAATCAGCGGCTCTACGGCGAGAAGTCGGACCTGTTCGAATCTTCCATCCGGGCGATGAGCTCGGCGATCGACGCCAAAGACCCTTACACACGCGGCCACAGCGAACGGGTAGCGCGGATCTCGGTCTGCCTCGGCCGCCGGCTCGGTTGCTCGCAGCCCGAGATCAACCGGCTTTACCTCGGTGGACTGCTGCACGACGTCGGTAAGATCGGCATCCAAGACCGTGTGCTCGGAAAAGCGGGCGCTCTGACCGACGAAGAGTACGAGCACATCAAGTCGCACCCTCTCCAAGGCGAGCGGATCCTGCGGGGCTACCACGCCCTCGAGCCGGTGCTCTCGATCGTGCGCAACCACCACGAGTCGTGGGACGGCTCGGGCTATCCCGACGGACTCAAAGGCGAGGCGTGCCCACGCCTGGCGCGCATCGCCGCCGTGGCCGACGGTATCGACGCGATGTCGAGCGACCGCGTCTACCGACCCGGCATGCCGGTGGGCGAGGTCGAAAAGATCTTGCGCGACGGAGCGGGACGGCAGTGGGACCCCGAAGTGATCGCCGCCTATTTCGAGGTCCGCGACGAAGTGTGGCGCGTGATCGACGAGTACGACAGCGAGCAGCCCGCTCCGCAGATCGACTTCAGCTGTCTCGACGAGCCGACACGCTAA